Proteins found in one Populus alba chromosome 14, ASM523922v2, whole genome shotgun sequence genomic segment:
- the LOC118041617 gene encoding uncharacterized protein, producing MRIRKNAKLSSLMLSQGSSGAQPLQTHVCQLNQSPWDVISFSQETYYPSSSLYQFEGEDSFNGNGSLGDSVGAVESVASMMMEDSEEKGMMKMKVDHMVIVDDNYENEGNKRSEMFGDCEEMKIDSEFKLKKCNKTDGKGWHCKNDTKNGRTVCDHHHHLTSHKSSYSNINNNINGSAATKKPDKVASIIGARRGRAKSAKKGSSSSSNPYEFYYYSGFGPLWGKRRGDKDTVNKSEAKEVDNSTVIGSMIPNTTPSSSYSPIENNQGFDYVDEDDDDEEEDSGKKRMRKPVKARSLKSLM from the exons ATGAGGATTCGAAAGAACGCAAAGCTCTCATCTCTCATGCTCTCGCAGGGTTCTTCAGGAGCTCAGCCACTGCAGACACACGTTTGCCAGCTAAACCAGTCACCATGGGATGTGATTTCTTTCTCTCAAGAAACTTATTACCCATCTTCTTCACTCTACCAG TTCGAAGGAGAGGATAGCTTTAATGGAAATGGTAGCTTAGGTGATTCTGTTGGTGCTGTTGAGAG TGTCGCGTCGATGATGATGGAAGATTcagaagaaaaaggaatgaTGAAAATGAAGGTCGATCATATGGTTATTGTTGAcgataattatgaaaatgaaggtAACAAGAGATCAGAAATGTTCGGTGATTGtgaagaaatgaaaatagaTAGCGAATTCAAGCTCAAGAAATGCAACAAGACCGATGGCAAAGGCTGGCATTGCAAGAACGACACTAAAAATGGGCGCACTGTGTGcgaccatcatcatcatttgaCATCTCACAAATCATCATATAgcaacatcaacaacaacattaaTGGTAGTGCTGCTACAAAAAAACCCGATAAGGTTGCTTCTATTATTGGGGCGCGCCGTGGTCGGGCAAAGTCGGCCAAAAAAGGGTCATCATCGAGCTCAAATCCGTATGAATTTTACTATTATTCTGGGTTTGGGCCGTTGTGGGGAAAGAGAAGAGGAGATAAGGATACTGTCAACAAGAGTGAAGCCAAGGAAGTCGATAATAGTACTGTTATCGGTTCCATGATTCCAAATACGACACCGTCTTCAAGTTATTCACCGATTGAAAATAATCAAGGGTTTGATTATGTTGATGAGGATGACGACGACGAAGAGGAAGACAGTGGCAAGAAACGGATGCGGAAACCCGTGAAAGCGAGGTCTCTGAAGTCTCTTATGTGA